ATCATTTGAATCTATTCCAACCCGATCATTTATTTCTGGATCAAATGATAACACTAAGGATTGGTTCATGTATTCGAAGCTCTTGCCATATGAAAAAGAATTCCAGGCTTGAGAATCGTTTGTCCTCAATTGAAACGTTGAGGAGTTTATGTGATTTAAATCAAAGGCAAGTGATAATGTATCCTTCTGAGATTGATTTAAATCCAAAACATTGAGTAAAAAAGGGGAATTTCTGTATAAATCAGCTGATTTAATTCTACCTTCAATACTATAGGTCGTCTCTAGTCTTAAATCCCTAATCACCATTTCCATCAATCTAATGGAAAGCAGTACTTCAATTTCGTTCTCTACCGTATTGAAAGTATTACCTAATACATCCAAGTCACTCAGCGCCCAGGTTTCAGAGATTCCTCCACTCGAGGTATCTTTGATCATAACTTTGGACCTTGCTTGATACCTATTAGTACTATATCTGAGGAATGTATAGGCCACACCTAAGGTGATCAAAACTGATAAAATAAACCAAGGCCATCGCTTGAGATACGCGTTTAGTATTTCGTTGAGATCGGTAGAATCTTTAGTGGTTGTCTTTTTTTCTACCATAATTAACTACGTTCAAGAATCACGATTATAGAGAGCAATAGGGAGGCGATTGATACAAAAAGAGGAGCATTCCTATTAAATCCTGCAGATTGTACTTGTGCATTATTAGGATGAACGATGATCACATCATTTTGCTGAAGGAAGTAAAACTCACTATTCATAAAATCATCTGATGTGAGATCAATAGAAACTGATTTCTTTTCATTTTTAAACTCTCGAATCACGGTTATATCTTTACGATTTCCATAAATGGTTAAGTCTCCAGCTATTCCTAGAGCTTGAAGTAATGTGTTCCTATTGCTCTCCATTGTAAACGTTCCAGGCCTGTTAACCTCGCCTAATACTGTAACCTTGAAATTCAAAATTCGTACATCCACGGAAACTTCATCTCTAACGTAAGTAGATTGAATCTTATCTTTAATTAATTCTGAGATCTCAGATACCGTTTTATTATTTAAATCCAGCATGCCAAGTTCTGGAAAATCAATATAACCATTTTCATCGACTAAGTACCCAAACAACTGTTGCTGCCCCATGACCCGAGTTTGATTTTCAAGTGTGGGGGAAACCATTCTATTAAAAGACGATACTGCATTCATATTTTTGGCAGTAACTAAAATCCTCAACAAATCATCTGGTTTAACTTCAGGTTTATATACAGAAATATCTGCGTTTAACCGACCTGTTTTATCCAAATCTTGCAGATAAAGGATTTTCTTTTTCGAAACACAACCAACAACCAAGAAGGTTATTAATATAAAATACAAATACCGCATGTACTACTGAAATTGGATGTCAAATATAAAAACAAGCTTATCTAACCTGCCTATCTAATGACTCAAATATGCTGTTGTTGCTTTTAAATTCAGGAATTAACTTCTTAAGACAGGAAACAACCATTTCATTATCATCGTTAGCACCAGCTATGATGACATTGTTTAAATGATCAAGTACATAGTTATAAGTATATCCTTTTTGCTTGGCAATGAGAATTTTCTCGTTATGAGTAGGTAAGGTTTCACTATCGTTAGAAAGCAATTCTTCATACAATTTCTCTCCTGGTCTCAAACCTGTAAACTCTATCTCAATATCTTTATATGGTTCTAGACCAGATAGTCTGATCATTTTTTCTGCCAGATTTAAAATTTTAACAGGTTTGCCCATATCAAATACAAAGATCTCGCCACCATTACCCATTGTGCCGGCTTGCAACACTAACTGGCACGCTTCAGTAATAGTCATAAAATACCTGATAATATCTTTGTGAGTGACTGTTACCGGACCGCCTTTTTCAATCAGTTTTTTGAAATGAGGTATTACAGATCCATTTGAGCCTAACACATTTCCAAATCTCGTCGTAATAAAATCCGTACGATTACTATGAATCTCTTTTAAGGATTGTACATACAACTCTGCTGCACGTTTTGTAGCACCCATCACATTAGTAGGATTGACAGCTTTATCTGTACTGATCATTACAAATCGGTCCACTCCATGCTCAACACAAAGGTCTGCTATATTAATCGTGCCCATAATATTGACATCAACAGCCTCTTTGGGATTGTTCTCTATCAAGGGGACATGTTTGTACGCAGCTGCGTGATAAACTATCGAGATGCGATTACTTTCAAAGATTTCTGCAACTCGCTTAGAATTTCTAATATCCCCCAGTACAAACTGGAAGTCCACCTTAGGATAGCTTTCTATTAATTCTAATGAAATTTCATTTAGAGGAGACTCTGCCTGATCAAACACAATCAATTTATTGGGCTTAAAGGCGGCAATCTGTCTTACAATTTCACTTCCTATTGATCCAGCTCCACCAGTTACAAGAATGTTCTTGCCAGAAAGTGACTTTCTAATCAAAGTATCATCGAGGATTATTTGATGACGATCGAGCAAGTCCTCAATTTGAATTTGCCTAATATTACTAACAAGATCAATACTTGTGTCTTCCCACGCCTCAATTTTTGGTGAACTCAGAATTTTTATTGTGTTTTCTAAACAAAAATCGATCAGTTTTTCTTGAATCGCCTTATTTCCCACTTGGGCAGGTAAGATTACCGCATCTACTTTTAATGGATTGATCCGCGCATAGAATTGATCATCAAATCGAAAAATTGGTTTACCAAGAATTTTAACTCTAGTATGTTTTTTCTTAGAAGAAATAAATCCCACTAAATCAAAGACATCTTCATTAGATCCATTTATGGCTTCAGCTAGAGCAATAGTTTCATCACTGACCTCAAAGATGAGGACGTTCTTACGCTTTCGATTCACTTTTGAAAAGGACTGGTAAGCCATCTTCACGGTCAACCGAAAAAATAGCATACTTATGAAAGTTATACTAACATTAATGATTAAAAAGGGAACTAAGAAAATCTTTTGCCCAGTTGAGAAGTAACTCAGGTAACTTATTCCAGCTAGGACAACTGTACTTATCAAACAGGCAATTGCAATTTTTGCCACATCGACAAACGTACTATGTCTTACGACTCCAGAATAAGTACTCAGCAGTAAAAAACTAAGGGAATAGACAAATACTGTAAGAACAATCTGCCATTCTATACTCAACAATTCGTAGAATTGGTGTGTTAGCAAATTGATAATGTTATAAGTAATAATTGATGAAACAGATACTAAGAATACATCAAAAACGAGAACAATCCATCGTGGTAGATACCTGAGATTTCTAAATCTTAATTTAGAATCCCCATTCCATAAAATGAAAATCAGTCTTCTTTTAAAATACTCCCAAGTCATCGGTAGGCAGTTACAAATTGGTTGATATATTTCTAAACAAAAATAGGGACAATGTCACCAAAGTCCCTTGTAGATATGATTAAGAAAAGATTATTTTTTCTTGAAAGTTTTATATGCTCCTATACCTAGGGCAATTAATGCAGCAGCAGCTAACCCTGGAATCGGAGCAGTTGCATCATCTACGTCTGGATCAAATGGAGGTGGGCCTTGTGCGTTTGCAATAACGGAAAATAACAAAGCGAAGGTTAGCAGAAAGTAAGTTTTGAATTTCATATACGTAATTATTTTTCCTCTTATATTATCGAAAGATACTTTATTTTTTGTAATCACTGCATTCAAAGGTTCTTCCAAGACGATTTTGGAGAGTTTTTGTAGGATTTTTAACTATAAATACGATTTTAGACTGGAAATTTTAAGAAACTTACCTTTCATTAGTTTTTGTTACCTGAAGTTAGTTAACACAGATTTAATCCTTTCCCTATTAGAAAAATTAAGATTGGAACC
This genomic interval from Nonlabens spongiae contains the following:
- a CDS encoding polysaccharide biosynthesis/export family protein, producing the protein MYFILITFLVVGCVSKKKILYLQDLDKTGRLNADISVYKPEVKPDDLLRILVTAKNMNAVSSFNRMVSPTLENQTRVMGQQQLFGYLVDENGYIDFPELGMLDLNNKTVSEISELIKDKIQSTYVRDEVSVDVRILNFKVTVLGEVNRPGTFTMESNRNTLLQALGIAGDLTIYGNRKDITVIREFKNEKKSVSIDLTSDDFMNSEFYFLQQNDVIIVHPNNAQVQSAGFNRNAPLFVSIASLLLSIIVILERS
- a CDS encoding polysaccharide biosynthesis protein; translated protein: MTWEYFKRRLIFILWNGDSKLRFRNLRYLPRWIVLVFDVFLVSVSSIITYNIINLLTHQFYELLSIEWQIVLTVFVYSLSFLLLSTYSGVVRHSTFVDVAKIAIACLISTVVLAGISYLSYFSTGQKIFLVPFLIINVSITFISMLFFRLTVKMAYQSFSKVNRKRKNVLIFEVSDETIALAEAINGSNEDVFDLVGFISSKKKHTRVKILGKPIFRFDDQFYARINPLKVDAVILPAQVGNKAIQEKLIDFCLENTIKILSSPKIEAWEDTSIDLVSNIRQIQIEDLLDRHQIILDDTLIRKSLSGKNILVTGGAGSIGSEIVRQIAAFKPNKLIVFDQAESPLNEISLELIESYPKVDFQFVLGDIRNSKRVAEIFESNRISIVYHAAAYKHVPLIENNPKEAVDVNIMGTINIADLCVEHGVDRFVMISTDKAVNPTNVMGATKRAAELYVQSLKEIHSNRTDFITTRFGNVLGSNGSVIPHFKKLIEKGGPVTVTHKDIIRYFMTITEACQLVLQAGTMGNGGEIFVFDMGKPVKILNLAEKMIRLSGLEPYKDIEIEFTGLRPGEKLYEELLSNDSETLPTHNEKILIAKQKGYTYNYVLDHLNNVIIAGANDDNEMVVSCLKKLIPEFKSNNSIFESLDRQVR